Proteins encoded by one window of Burkholderia plantarii:
- a CDS encoding Tex family protein, which translates to MTETVALKIVQRIATELAVQPRQVAAAVQLLDEGSTVPFIARYRKEVTGNLDDTQLRQLEERLLYLRELEDRRATILASIEEQGKLTDELRAAIEAADSKQVLEDLYLPYKPKRRTRAQIAREAGLEPLAQALLANPLLDPLTEAAAYVDAEKGVADLKAALDGARDILSEQFGETAELLGKLRDYLHAQGVVSSAVIEGKESEEGEKFRDYYDYSETLKTVPSHRALALFRGRNAGVLTVRLGLGEELDAQVPHPGEAMIARHFGIANQGRPADKWLSDVCRWCWRVKVQPHLETELLTQLREDAESEAIRVFARNLKDLLLAAPAGPKAVIGLDPGLRTGVKVAVVDRTGKVLATDTIYPHEPRRDWDGSLARLARIAAQTQAELISIGNGTASRETDKLASELIAKHPELKLQKIVVSEAGASVYSASELAAKEFPELDVSLRGAVSIARRLQDPLAELVKIEPKAIGVGQYQHDVNQRELARSLDAVVEDCVNAVGVDANTASAPLLARVSGLNATLARNIVDYRDANGPFPSREHLRRVPRLGDKTFEQAAGFLRINGGENPLDRSSVHPEAYPVVERMLAKISKRIDDVLGNRDALSGLSPTEFVDDRFGLPTVRDILAELEKPGRDPRPEFKTATFREGVEKVSDLLPGMVLEGVVTNVAAFGAFVDIGVHQDGLVHVSALSTKFIKDPHEVVKAGQVVKVKVIEVDVKRQRIALTMRLADDASAAGTGRGAGSGADRGAPRGGAGRPQRSRDPEPAGAMAAAFAKLKR; encoded by the coding sequence ATGACGGAAACCGTAGCACTCAAGATCGTTCAGCGCATCGCCACCGAACTCGCGGTCCAGCCGCGCCAGGTCGCGGCAGCCGTGCAACTTCTCGACGAAGGCTCCACCGTTCCGTTCATCGCCCGCTACCGCAAGGAAGTGACGGGCAATCTGGACGACACGCAACTGCGCCAGCTCGAAGAGCGCCTGCTGTATCTGCGCGAGCTCGAGGACCGCCGCGCGACGATCCTCGCCAGCATCGAGGAACAGGGCAAGCTGACCGACGAACTGCGCGCGGCCATCGAGGCCGCCGACAGCAAGCAGGTCCTCGAGGATCTGTACCTGCCGTACAAGCCGAAGCGCCGCACGCGTGCCCAGATCGCCCGCGAGGCCGGCCTCGAGCCGCTCGCGCAGGCGCTGCTCGCCAACCCGCTGCTCGATCCGCTGACCGAGGCCGCCGCCTACGTGGACGCCGAGAAAGGCGTGGCCGACCTGAAGGCCGCGCTCGACGGCGCGCGCGACATCCTCTCCGAACAGTTCGGCGAGACGGCCGAGCTGCTCGGCAAGCTGCGCGACTATCTGCACGCCCAGGGGGTCGTGTCCTCGGCCGTGATCGAGGGCAAGGAAAGCGAGGAAGGCGAGAAGTTCCGCGACTACTACGACTACTCGGAAACGCTGAAGACGGTACCGTCGCACCGCGCGCTCGCGCTGTTCCGCGGCCGCAATGCCGGCGTGCTGACGGTCAGGCTCGGCCTCGGCGAGGAACTCGACGCGCAGGTTCCGCACCCGGGCGAGGCGATGATCGCGCGCCATTTCGGCATCGCGAACCAGGGCCGCCCGGCCGACAAGTGGCTGTCCGACGTCTGCCGCTGGTGCTGGCGCGTGAAGGTGCAGCCGCATCTGGAAACCGAGCTGCTCACGCAGCTGCGCGAGGACGCCGAGAGCGAGGCGATCCGCGTGTTCGCGCGCAACCTGAAGGACCTGCTGCTGGCCGCGCCGGCCGGCCCGAAGGCCGTGATCGGTCTCGACCCCGGCCTGCGCACCGGCGTGAAGGTCGCGGTGGTCGATCGCACCGGCAAGGTGCTCGCCACCGACACGATCTATCCGCACGAACCGCGCCGCGACTGGGACGGCTCGCTCGCCAGGCTCGCGCGCATCGCCGCGCAGACGCAGGCCGAGCTGATCAGCATCGGCAACGGCACGGCCTCGCGCGAGACCGACAAGCTGGCGAGCGAACTGATCGCCAAGCACCCCGAGTTGAAGCTGCAGAAGATCGTCGTGTCGGAAGCCGGCGCGTCGGTCTATTCGGCCTCGGAACTGGCCGCGAAGGAATTCCCCGAACTCGACGTCTCGCTGCGCGGTGCGGTGTCGATCGCGCGGCGCCTGCAGGACCCGCTCGCCGAACTCGTCAAGATCGAGCCGAAGGCGATCGGCGTCGGCCAGTACCAGCACGACGTGAACCAGCGCGAACTCGCGCGTTCGCTCGACGCAGTGGTCGAGGACTGCGTGAACGCGGTCGGGGTGGACGCGAACACCGCCTCGGCGCCCCTGCTCGCGCGCGTGTCGGGCCTCAACGCCACGCTCGCGCGCAATATCGTCGACTACCGCGACGCGAACGGCCCGTTCCCGTCGCGCGAGCACCTGCGCCGCGTGCCGCGCCTCGGCGACAAGACCTTCGAGCAGGCAGCCGGCTTCCTGCGCATCAACGGCGGCGAGAATCCGCTCGACCGCTCGTCGGTCCACCCGGAAGCGTATCCGGTCGTCGAGCGGATGCTCGCGAAGATCAGCAAGCGCATCGACGACGTGCTCGGCAACCGCGACGCGCTGTCGGGCCTCTCGCCGACCGAATTCGTCGACGACCGCTTCGGCCTGCCGACCGTGCGCGACATCCTCGCCGAGCTCGAGAAGCCGGGCCGCGATCCGCGCCCCGAATTCAAGACCGCGACGTTCCGCGAAGGCGTCGAGAAGGTCTCCGACCTGCTGCCGGGGATGGTGCTCGAAGGCGTCGTGACGAACGTGGCCGCGTTCGGCGCGTTCGTCGACATCGGCGTCCATCAGGACGGGCTGGTCCACGTCTCGGCGCTGTCGACGAAGTTCATCAAGGACCCGCACGAGGTCGTGAAGGCCGGCCAGGTCGTCAAGGTCAAGGTGATCGAGGTCGACGTCAAGCGCCAGCGGATCGCGCTGACGATGCGCCTCGCCGATGACGCGAGCGCCGCCGGCACCGGCCGCGGCGCGGGCTCCGGCGCCGATCGCGGCGCGCCGCGCGGCGGTGCCGGACGGCCGCAACGTTCGCGCGACCCGGAACCGGCCGGCGCGATGGCCGCCGCGTTCGCCAAGCTCAAGCGCTGA
- a CDS encoding potassium transporter Kup has translation MTDTNHSSTRHTSLQALAVAAIGVVFGDIGTSPLYSLKEAFSPAHGIPLTQSSILGVISLLFWAIMLVVGVKYLMFVMRADNNGEGGVLALMALSLRSVESRRHLTRILMALGIFGACMFYGDAVITPAISVMSAVEGLEIATPQLTHLVLPITVVILIALFWIQRHGTSMVGKLFGPIMVIWFLTLAALGIYHIARVPLVIAAINPYYAFSFMADHVLQAYVVLGSVVLVLTGAEALYADMGHFGARPIRLAGYVLVIPSLVLNYFGQGALLMQNPKAIENPFFLLAPDWALLPLVILSTVATVIASQAVISGAYSLTSQAIQLGYVPRMKVLHTSDLAIGQIYVPVVNWLLLFVILCIVIGFRSSDNLAAAYGIAVTATMVITTVLACVVMINVWKWNRMLVGLIIGVFLIIDLGFFGANLLKVAQGGWLPLGIGALLFFLLTTWFKGRHIVKERTAADGIPLMPFLQGLLAHPPHRVSGTAIYLTGNDRLVPVGLLHNLKHNKVLHERTLFLTFVTRDIPYVRDDERVSVREAGGGLYIVRAEYGFNETPDVKAVLEVIGRKHDMSFELMDTSFFLARETVVPTHLPGMSIWRERVFAWMHQNAAKPTDFFAIPANRVVELGTKIEI, from the coding sequence ATGACCGACACGAACCACTCGAGCACACGCCACACCTCCTTGCAGGCTCTCGCCGTCGCGGCGATCGGTGTGGTGTTCGGCGATATCGGCACCAGTCCGCTGTATTCGCTGAAAGAGGCGTTCAGTCCCGCCCACGGCATTCCGCTCACGCAGAGCTCGATCCTCGGGGTGATCTCGCTGCTGTTCTGGGCGATCATGCTGGTGGTCGGCGTCAAATACCTGATGTTCGTGATGCGCGCCGACAACAACGGCGAGGGCGGCGTGCTCGCGCTGATGGCGCTGTCGCTGCGCTCGGTGGAATCGCGCCGGCACCTGACGCGAATCCTGATGGCGCTGGGCATCTTCGGCGCCTGCATGTTCTACGGCGACGCGGTGATCACGCCGGCCATCTCGGTGATGTCGGCCGTCGAGGGCCTCGAGATCGCGACGCCGCAACTCACGCATCTGGTGCTGCCGATCACGGTGGTGATCCTGATCGCGCTGTTCTGGATCCAGCGCCACGGCACCTCGATGGTCGGCAAGCTGTTCGGCCCGATCATGGTGATCTGGTTCCTGACGCTGGCCGCGCTCGGCATCTACCACATCGCGCGCGTGCCGCTCGTGATCGCGGCGATCAATCCGTATTACGCGTTTTCGTTCATGGCCGACCATGTGCTGCAGGCCTACGTGGTGCTCGGCTCGGTAGTGCTGGTGCTGACGGGCGCGGAAGCGCTGTACGCCGACATGGGCCACTTCGGCGCGCGCCCGATCCGGCTCGCCGGCTACGTGCTCGTGATCCCGTCGCTGGTGCTGAACTACTTCGGCCAGGGCGCGCTGCTGATGCAGAACCCGAAGGCGATCGAGAACCCGTTCTTCCTGCTGGCGCCCGACTGGGCGCTGCTGCCGCTCGTGATCCTGTCGACGGTGGCCACCGTGATCGCCTCGCAGGCGGTGATCTCGGGCGCGTATTCGCTGACGAGCCAGGCGATCCAGCTCGGCTACGTGCCGCGCATGAAGGTGCTGCACACCTCCGATCTCGCGATCGGACAGATCTACGTGCCGGTGGTCAACTGGCTGTTGCTGTTCGTGATCCTCTGCATCGTGATCGGCTTCCGGTCGTCCGACAATCTGGCGGCCGCCTACGGCATCGCCGTGACCGCGACGATGGTGATCACCACGGTGCTGGCCTGCGTCGTGATGATCAACGTCTGGAAGTGGAACCGGATGCTGGTCGGGCTCATCATCGGCGTGTTCCTGATCATCGATCTCGGCTTCTTCGGCGCGAACCTGCTGAAGGTCGCGCAGGGCGGCTGGCTGCCGCTCGGCATCGGCGCGCTGCTGTTCTTCCTGCTGACCACCTGGTTCAAGGGCCGCCATATCGTGAAGGAACGCACCGCGGCCGACGGCATTCCGCTGATGCCGTTCCTGCAGGGGCTGCTCGCGCATCCGCCGCATCGCGTGTCGGGCACCGCGATCTATCTGACCGGCAACGACCGGCTGGTGCCGGTCGGCCTGCTGCACAACCTCAAGCACAACAAGGTGCTGCACGAGCGCACGCTGTTCCTGACGTTCGTCACGCGCGACATTCCCTATGTGCGCGACGACGAGCGCGTGAGCGTGCGCGAGGCGGGCGGCGGCCTCTACATCGTGCGGGCCGAGTACGGTTTCAACGAGACGCCCGACGTGAAGGCCGTGCTCGAGGTCATCGGCCGCAAGCACGACATGTCGTTCGAGCTGATGGACACCTCGTTCTTCCTGGCACGCGAGACGGTGGTGCCGACCCATCTGCCCGGCATGTCGATCTGGCGCGAGCGCGTGTTCGCGTGGATGCACCAGAACGCCGCGAAACCGACCGACTTCTTCGCGATTCCGGCGAACCGCGTGGTCGAGCTGGGCACCAAGATCGAGATCTGA
- a CDS encoding phosphoribosyltransferase: MTQANHGAPIAMADPRNDERNLWVGWDEYHRLVELLALAVHESGWKFDQILCLARGGLRVGDQLSRIYDLPLAILATSSYREAAGTEQGDLDIAQYITMTRGNLSGNVLLVDDLVDSGVTLARVQQHLKERYPSVTAVRSAVLWYKACSKVKPDYHVQYLATNPWIHQPFEEWDTLRPHNLTAWTKRGHAQRNDDTAQ; the protein is encoded by the coding sequence ATGACGCAAGCCAATCACGGCGCGCCGATCGCGATGGCCGATCCGCGCAACGACGAACGAAACCTCTGGGTCGGCTGGGACGAGTATCACCGGCTCGTCGAACTGCTCGCGCTCGCGGTGCATGAATCGGGCTGGAAGTTCGACCAGATCCTGTGCCTCGCGCGCGGCGGCCTGCGCGTGGGCGATCAGCTGTCGCGGATCTACGATCTGCCGCTCGCGATCCTCGCGACGAGTTCGTACCGCGAGGCGGCCGGCACGGAGCAGGGCGACCTCGACATCGCGCAGTACATCACGATGACGCGCGGCAACCTCTCGGGCAACGTGTTGCTCGTCGACGACCTGGTCGATTCGGGCGTCACGCTCGCACGCGTGCAGCAGCACCTGAAGGAGCGTTATCCGTCCGTCACGGCGGTGCGCTCGGCCGTGCTCTGGTACAAGGCGTGTTCGAAGGTGAAGCCCGACTACCACGTCCAGTATCTGGCGACGAACCCGTGGATCCATCAGCCGTTCGAGGAATGGGACACGCTGCGGCCGCACAACCTGACAGCCTGGACCAAGCGCGGTCACGCCCAGCGTAACGACGACACGGCGCAGTAA
- a CDS encoding adenylosuccinate synthase: MSASAVNVTPGRNVVVVGTQWGDEGKGKIVDWLTDHAQGVVRFQGGHNAGHTLIIGGKKTILRLIPSGIMRAGVACYIGNGVVLSPEALFKEIGELEDAGLDVQSRLFISEATTLILPYHVAIDQAREARRGAGKIGTTGRGIGPAYEDKVGRRALRVQDLFDAKTFADRLRDNLDFHNFVLTQYLGGAAVDFQATLDTMLGYVDRLKPMVTDVSRRLYDANNAGQNLLFEGAQGTLLDIDHGTYPFVTSSNCVAGAAAAGAGVGPQKLNYILGITKAYCTRVGAGPFPSELYDADNPARQSPVGVTLANVGKEFGSVTGRPRRTGWLDAAALRRSIQINGVSGLCMTKLDVLDGLDEVQLCVGYKIDGKDVDLLPRGAADVARCEPVYETFGGWKESTVGINTWDALPANARDYLTRVQEVAGVPIDMVSTGPDRDETILLRHPFKV, encoded by the coding sequence ATGTCTGCCAGCGCAGTGAATGTGACTCCCGGGCGCAACGTCGTCGTCGTGGGAACCCAGTGGGGAGATGAAGGCAAGGGCAAGATCGTCGACTGGCTGACGGACCACGCGCAAGGCGTCGTTCGTTTCCAAGGCGGTCACAACGCGGGTCACACGCTCATCATCGGCGGCAAGAAAACCATCTTGCGCCTCATTCCTTCCGGCATCATGCGCGCGGGCGTGGCCTGCTACATCGGCAACGGCGTCGTGCTGTCGCCCGAAGCGCTGTTCAAGGAAATCGGCGAACTCGAAGACGCCGGGCTCGACGTCCAGTCGCGGCTGTTCATTTCCGAAGCCACTACGCTGATCCTCCCGTATCACGTCGCGATCGACCAGGCGCGCGAAGCTCGCCGCGGCGCCGGCAAGATCGGCACGACCGGTCGCGGCATCGGCCCGGCCTACGAGGACAAGGTCGGCCGCCGCGCGCTGCGCGTGCAGGACCTGTTCGACGCGAAGACCTTCGCCGACCGCCTGCGCGACAACCTCGATTTCCACAACTTCGTGCTGACCCAGTATCTCGGCGGCGCGGCCGTCGATTTCCAGGCGACGCTCGACACCATGCTCGGCTACGTCGACCGTCTCAAGCCGATGGTCACCGATGTCTCGCGGCGCCTGTACGACGCGAACAATGCCGGCCAGAACCTGCTGTTCGAAGGCGCGCAGGGCACGCTGCTCGACATCGACCACGGCACCTATCCGTTCGTCACGTCGAGCAACTGCGTGGCCGGTGCGGCCGCGGCCGGCGCCGGCGTCGGTCCGCAGAAGCTCAACTACATCCTCGGCATCACCAAGGCCTACTGCACGCGCGTCGGCGCGGGCCCGTTCCCGAGCGAACTGTACGACGCGGACAATCCCGCGCGCCAAAGCCCGGTCGGCGTCACGCTCGCCAACGTCGGCAAGGAATTCGGTTCGGTCACGGGCCGCCCGCGCCGCACCGGCTGGCTCGACGCCGCCGCGCTACGCCGCTCGATCCAGATCAACGGCGTGTCGGGCCTCTGCATGACGAAGCTCGACGTGCTCGACGGCCTCGACGAAGTACAGCTCTGCGTCGGCTACAAGATCGACGGCAAGGACGTGGACCTGCTGCCGCGCGGCGCGGCCGACGTCGCACGCTGCGAGCCCGTGTACGAGACGTTCGGCGGCTGGAAGGAAAGCACGGTCGGCATCAATACGTGGGACGCGCTGCCCGCCAACGCGCGGGACTACCTGACGCGCGTGCAGGAAGTGGCCGGCGTGCCGATCGACATGGTCTCGACCGGCCCCGATCGCGACGAAACGATCCTGCTGCGCCATCCGTTCAAGGTCTGA
- a CDS encoding ATP phosphoribosyltransferase regulatory subunit → MSTWLLPENIADVLPSEARKIEELRRRLLDRFRSYGYEMVMPPLLEYLESLLTSGGNDLRLRTFNLVDQLSGRTLGLRADITPQVARIDAHLLNRQGVTRLCYAGNVLHTRPRGLHATREQIQIGAELYGHASLEADLEVQQLMLDALRLAGLGKVRLDLCHAGVLGALFARDAVAAARGEALYDALAGKDVPLLHELTDDLGPDTRAALRALPHLYGDAAVLDEARRVLPALPEITRAFDDLAQLAAHAQGADVSIDLADLRGYAYHSGAMFSAYVDGVPNAVANGGRYDHVGQAYGRARPATGFSLDLREIARISPVEARGTAILAPWRQDDALRVAVAALRDAGEVVIQALPGHDHVLDEFACDRALVERGGAWVVETR, encoded by the coding sequence ATGTCGACCTGGTTACTTCCCGAGAATATCGCCGACGTGCTGCCTTCGGAAGCGCGCAAGATCGAGGAGCTGCGCCGCAGGCTGCTCGACCGCTTCCGTTCGTATGGCTATGAAATGGTGATGCCGCCGCTGCTCGAGTATCTCGAGTCGCTGCTGACGAGCGGCGGCAACGACCTGCGCCTGCGTACCTTCAACCTCGTCGACCAGCTGTCGGGCCGCACGCTCGGCCTGCGCGCCGACATCACGCCGCAGGTCGCGCGCATCGACGCGCATCTGCTGAACCGTCAGGGCGTGACGCGGCTCTGCTACGCCGGCAACGTGCTGCACACGCGTCCGCGCGGCCTGCACGCGACGCGCGAGCAGATCCAGATCGGCGCCGAACTCTATGGCCACGCGAGCCTCGAGGCCGACCTCGAGGTGCAGCAGCTGATGCTCGACGCGCTGCGCCTCGCGGGGCTCGGCAAGGTGCGCCTCGATCTGTGCCACGCCGGCGTGCTCGGCGCGCTGTTCGCGCGCGACGCGGTGGCCGCCGCGCGCGGCGAGGCGCTCTACGACGCGCTCGCCGGCAAGGACGTGCCGCTGCTGCACGAATTGACCGACGACCTCGGGCCGGACACGCGCGCCGCGCTGCGCGCGCTGCCGCATCTGTACGGCGATGCCGCCGTGCTCGACGAGGCGCGCCGCGTGCTGCCGGCGCTGCCCGAGATCACGCGTGCGTTCGACGATCTCGCGCAGCTCGCCGCGCATGCGCAGGGCGCCGACGTGTCGATCGACCTGGCGGACCTGCGCGGTTACGCCTATCACAGCGGCGCGATGTTCTCGGCCTACGTCGACGGCGTGCCGAACGCGGTCGCCAACGGCGGCCGCTACGATCACGTGGGCCAGGCCTACGGCCGCGCGCGGCCGGCTACCGGTTTCTCGCTCGACCTGCGCGAGATCGCGCGGATCTCGCCGGTCGAGGCGCGCGGCACCGCGATCCTCGCGCCGTGGCGCCAGGACGACGCGCTGCGCGTGGCGGTGGCGGCGCTGCGCGATGCGGGCGAGGTGGTGATCCAGGCACTGCCGGGGCACGACCATGTGCTCGACGAATTCGCCTGCGATCGCGCGCTTGTCGAACGCGGCGGCGCATGGGTGGTCGAGACGCGCTGA
- a CDS encoding DUF2065 domain-containing protein, whose product MDLAGSLLLALALMLIVEGAFPFVFPVAWRDTFRRIAERPPHHIRIGGLIVMVLGLVLLVFAT is encoded by the coding sequence ATGGATCTGGCCGGTTCGCTGTTGCTCGCTCTCGCGCTGATGCTGATCGTCGAAGGCGCGTTCCCGTTCGTGTTTCCGGTCGCCTGGCGCGACACGTTTCGTAGAATAGCGGAGCGGCCGCCGCATCATATCCGGATCGGCGGCCTGATCGTGATGGTGCTCGGCCTCGTGCTGCTCGTCTTCGCGACCTGA
- the hflC gene encoding protease modulator HflC — MNRIVALVIALVIVAFVASSTVFVVDPSHAAIVSARGDGEPTVFGPGLHAKLPPPLQTAVLVDTRIQTLDWADPQNCTTSDKQDVLVSPAVRYRIADPLKYYGKTDGGVRDAVDPLLTSLKGALAQSFASRTLAAAIGAQQAIADDAKRTLQAAATPYGVEIVDVALLRIDLPAAATEAAYRRMTVAERERADTERAEGAAAAERIKAEAARQQQQILADAYQSAQSIKGEGDAKAAQIAGDAFGRDPQFYQFYASLQAYRNTFHANDVIVVDPDSEFFRFMRGPMGGTAAAPAPAPRKH; from the coding sequence ATGAATCGAATCGTTGCGCTCGTCATCGCGCTCGTCATCGTCGCGTTCGTCGCGTCGTCCACCGTGTTCGTCGTCGATCCGAGCCATGCCGCGATCGTCTCCGCGCGCGGCGACGGCGAGCCGACCGTGTTCGGTCCCGGCCTGCACGCCAAGCTTCCGCCGCCGCTGCAGACGGCCGTGCTGGTCGATACGCGGATCCAGACGCTCGACTGGGCCGATCCGCAGAACTGCACGACCTCCGACAAGCAGGACGTGCTGGTCAGCCCGGCCGTGCGCTACCGGATCGCCGATCCGCTGAAGTACTACGGCAAGACCGACGGCGGCGTGCGTGATGCCGTCGACCCGCTGCTCACCTCGCTGAAGGGCGCGCTCGCGCAGTCGTTCGCGAGCCGTACGCTGGCCGCGGCGATCGGCGCGCAGCAGGCCATCGCCGACGATGCGAAGCGCACGCTGCAGGCAGCGGCCACGCCGTATGGCGTCGAGATCGTCGACGTCGCGCTGCTGCGTATCGACCTGCCGGCCGCCGCGACCGAGGCCGCCTATCGCCGCATGACGGTGGCCGAGCGCGAACGCGCCGACACCGAACGCGCCGAGGGCGCGGCTGCGGCCGAGCGCATCAAGGCCGAGGCGGCGCGCCAGCAGCAGCAGATTCTCGCGGACGCCTATCAGTCGGCGCAGTCGATCAAGGGCGAGGGCGATGCCAAGGCCGCGCAGATCGCCGGCGACGCGTTCGGCCGCGATCCGCAGTTCTACCAGTTCTACGCGAGCCTGCAGGCGTACCGGAACACGTTCCATGCCAACGACGTGATCGTCGTCGATCCGGACAGCGAGTTCTTCCGCTTCATGCGCGGCCCGATGGGCGGCACGGCCGCCGCGCCGGCGCCCGCTCCCCGCAAACACTGA
- the hflK gene encoding FtsH protease activity modulator HflK has protein sequence MNDYNERSTWLRKRPMLSINDPRWGRGGGNGDKPRGNEPKRPQSDGDGPPDLDEMWRNFNRRLSGLFGGKGGGGGNRGMRPDNGRAARIGVGIVIGVLVAVYAGSGIFIVPDGQTGVVLQFGEYRGTVDQGVHWRLPYPFESHEVVDTSQLHATEIGRNNVVRAANVKDASMLTRDGDIVDVRFIVQYRIRSATDYLFRTVDPELTVRQSAQAAIRRIIGAQAASDVIGSDRDALRDTLVQAIQHDLDRDQTGLVVTSVVLQSAQLPEQVQAATDEVAKARQQSEAAKNAAQAYADDLLPRARGDAAKLIDDAKAYADRVVTQAQGDADRYKQVYAQYEKAPAVVRERMYLDTMQEIYSKATKVYIGNKAGNSLVYLPLDKIVEQQRQRAADAAAASSAAPAGAAPANGAAGTAGGNAQASGANPAAASAGPSAATAASPASAASDAPGGDALRSRDALRSRSREDDLQ, from the coding sequence GTGAACGATTACAACGAGCGGAGTACCTGGCTGCGCAAGCGTCCGATGCTGTCGATCAACGATCCTCGCTGGGGTCGCGGCGGCGGCAATGGCGACAAGCCCCGCGGCAACGAGCCGAAGCGCCCGCAGTCCGACGGTGACGGTCCGCCCGATCTCGATGAAATGTGGCGTAACTTCAACCGCCGCCTGTCCGGCCTGTTCGGCGGCAAGGGCGGTGGCGGCGGCAATCGCGGCATGCGCCCCGACAACGGGCGCGCGGCGCGGATCGGCGTGGGCATTGTCATCGGCGTGCTGGTCGCGGTGTATGCGGGCAGCGGCATCTTCATCGTGCCCGACGGCCAGACCGGCGTCGTGCTGCAGTTCGGCGAATATCGCGGGACGGTGGATCAGGGCGTGCATTGGCGCCTGCCGTATCCGTTCGAATCGCACGAAGTGGTCGACACCTCGCAACTGCACGCCACCGAGATCGGCCGCAACAACGTGGTGCGCGCGGCGAACGTGAAGGATGCCTCGATGCTCACGCGCGACGGCGACATCGTCGACGTGCGCTTCATCGTCCAGTACCGGATTCGTTCCGCCACCGACTATCTGTTCCGCACCGTCGATCCCGAACTCACCGTGCGTCAGTCCGCGCAGGCTGCGATTCGCCGCATCATCGGCGCGCAGGCGGCGAGCGACGTGATCGGCTCGGACCGCGACGCGCTGCGCGACACGCTCGTGCAGGCGATCCAGCATGACCTCGACCGCGACCAGACCGGCCTCGTGGTGACGAGCGTCGTGCTCCAGTCCGCGCAGCTGCCCGAGCAGGTGCAGGCCGCCACCGACGAAGTGGCGAAGGCCCGCCAGCAGAGCGAGGCCGCGAAGAACGCCGCGCAGGCCTACGCCGACGACTTGCTGCCGCGTGCGCGCGGTGACGCGGCCAAGCTGATCGACGACGCGAAGGCCTACGCGGACCGCGTCGTCACGCAGGCGCAGGGTGACGCGGATCGCTACAAGCAGGTCTACGCGCAATACGAGAAAGCGCCCGCCGTCGTGCGCGAGCGGATGTATCTCGACACCATGCAGGAAATCTACTCGAAGGCGACCAAGGTCTACATCGGCAACAAGGCCGGCAACAGCCTCGTCTACCTGCCGCTCGACAAGATCGTCGAGCAGCAGCGCCAGCGCGCGGCCGATGCCGCCGCCGCGAGTTCGGCCGCACCGGCTGGTGCTGCGCCGGCGAACGGCGCGGCCGGCACGGCCGGCGGTAACGCGCAGGCGTCCGGCGCGAATCCGGCCGCCGCGTCGGCGGGTCCGTCGGCCGCCACGGCCGCGAGCCCGGCCAGTGCCGCCAGCGATGCACCGGGTGGCGATGCGCTGCGCTCGCGCGATGCGCTGCGCAGCCGGTCGCGCGAAGACGATCTGCAGTAA